One window from the genome of Fibrobacterota bacterium encodes:
- the cyoE gene encoding protoheme IX farnesyltransferase, whose amino-acid sequence MSTLSATAPAKRRKHRVDAGPVSSFVELMKLKMVFHILITTFAGYYLGGKLDLDLPRMWHTLLGTGILAIGAFALNQAIEKEYDKLMERTRERPLPTGRVGKTAALIFGGLCTVGGTAYLWLAVNPLTAVLGALTVILYAAVYTPMKRLSSLNTLVGAVPGALPPLMGWTAAQGSIGLGGILLFAFLFFWQLPHFLALALMYKDDYRLGGFKMLSVTDPTGEACFRHILSQTFTLVLVSLFPFVFHLSGTWYLMVALLGGGYFLLAAFSLWRRRDRAAARTLFFASLAYLPALLLAMAWDKAIVFI is encoded by the coding sequence ATGAGCACCCTTTCGGCGACCGCGCCCGCCAAGCGCCGCAAGCATCGGGTCGATGCCGGACCGGTTTCCTCTTTCGTCGAATTGATGAAGCTGAAGATGGTCTTCCACATCCTGATCACCACCTTCGCGGGTTATTACCTCGGGGGAAAACTCGATTTGGATCTGCCGCGCATGTGGCATACCCTGCTCGGCACGGGCATCCTGGCCATCGGCGCCTTCGCCCTCAACCAGGCCATCGAGAAGGAATACGACAAGCTCATGGAGCGCACGCGCGAGCGCCCTTTGCCCACGGGACGGGTGGGGAAGACCGCGGCCCTGATTTTCGGCGGCCTATGCACCGTGGGCGGAACCGCTTATTTGTGGCTGGCCGTGAATCCGCTTACGGCCGTGTTGGGCGCGCTGACCGTGATCCTGTATGCTGCCGTGTATACGCCAATGAAACGGCTCTCCAGCCTGAACACCTTGGTAGGCGCGGTGCCTGGTGCCTTGCCGCCCTTGATGGGATGGACGGCTGCCCAGGGTTCCATCGGCTTGGGCGGTATCCTGCTTTTCGCATTCCTCTTCTTCTGGCAATTGCCCCACTTCCTCGCGCTCGCCTTGATGTACAAGGATGACTACCGCCTGGGCGGCTTCAAGATGCTGAGCGTCACCGATCCCACCGGCGAGGCTTGCTTCCGGCACATCCTTTCCCAAACCTTCACCTTGGTGCTGGTATCGCTTTTCCCCTTCGTGTTCCATCTTTCCGGCACCTGGTATCTCATGGTGGCCTTGCTCGGCGGGGGTTATTTCCTCCTCGCCGCCTTTTCGCTTTGGCGCCGCCGCGATCGGGCGGCCGCGCGCACGCTATTCTTCGCTTCGCTCGCTTACCTGCCCGCGCTCTTGCTGGCGATGGCCTGGGACAAAGCGATCGTTTTCATCTAG